TCCCCGCGTGTGCGGGGAACAGGAGCCGCTGCGCTCGCAAATGCTCAACGGGGACGGTTCATCCCCGCGTGTGCGGGGAACAGACGAATACCTGCGCCCGGTCAATCGGGATGACCGGTTCATCCCCGCGTGTGCGGGGAACAGGAGTGGCGGGCCGGAGCGATTGATATCGATGGCGGTTCATCCCCGCGTGTGCGGGGAACAGTCCCCATTGGCGATGCAGAGGGCGCACAATGGCGGTTCATCCCCGCGTGTGCGGGGAACAGTGCGCGCCAGTTTGCGAGGATGAGGGCGATCACGGTTCATCCCCGCGTGTGCGGGGAACAGGACGCCGGCGAGATGTCCATGAAGGACTACGTCGGTTCATCCCCGCGTGTGCGGGGAACAGTACACCTTTGTCCCAAACGGCACGAAGGTGATCGGTTCATCCCCGCGTGTGCGGGGAACAGGGTCGCGCAGCGTGATGAGGTCAGTCATGATCCGGTTCATCCCCGCGTGTGCGGGGAACAGGCGCGTCGGCGGACCAAGCCAGCAGAGACGAGCGGTTCATCCCCGCGTGTGCGGGGAACAGGTTCGCTGGGCAGGCCATGATGGGGGATTGGACGGTTCATCCCCGCGTGTGCGGGGAACAGTTTGGTTTGGTTGCCCGACTGCGAATCAGCGGCGGTTCATCCCCGCGTGTGCGGGGAACAGTCATCGACGGAAGTCGTTGATTATCATGTCTTTTCACGATGTCAAAAAACTTACCGATGTTTCTGTTTTGTTCTTAGTGGGGGCCGCTTGGCATACGGTTGTCTTTATTATTGGCGCAAATCGGCCGGGTCGCGATCACCTCGGGCTGGGATCGCCCCCCTTTGAATGCGGAAGGGCAAGTTTATCAGGTCGGGAAGGGGGCTCGCAAGGTCGGGTGGCGCCTCCGGGGGGCGATGCACAGTCCGGTCGGGGGGATAAAATCCATGACCTCTCATCCCCCTTCCTCACCCGAAGGCCGGGCCGTTGGGGGATAGGCGCAGGCCTTTGCGCAAGCGTTTGAAGGGCAGGGCCGCCGGGTCGGCCAGCATCGGGCCGGGGGCGGCGCAGTCGAGGATGGCTTCGGCGATCGGTTCGAAATCGGCGCGGAAATGGACCGAGCTTTTAACGACGATGATATCTTGTCGCATTGGATCGATGCCGACGAAGCGCAACATCGACTGGTCGGCCAATTGCGCTTTCGAGGAGGTCACCACCACCCGCACGCCGTCGATGCGCAGGCAGGCCGAGGCGCCAAGCCGCATCCGCGCCCCCTGGTAATAAGGGCCGGTGGCGATGAAGGCGCCGTCCGACAGGGTCTCGACGACGAAATCCGCCTCGAAGGGCCGATCGCCGGGGATGCCCGATTTGCCGCCCAGCGCCAGACGCAAGGTAGCGCCCACCCCCGCCCGGTGGGCCTGGGCGGCGGCGGCGGGGTCGCAGATCAGACCAAGGGCGCTGTCGCGCGCTCCGCAGGCGACCAGGGCGCGCAGCATGCCGGTGGTGTCGGACTCGCCGCCGGCGCCGGGGTTGTCCTGGGTATCGGCGATGACGATCGGGCGGCTGGCGGTTTCCGCCCGGGCCATGGCGATGCGCACACCCTCTTCGGGGGCGTAGATCTTTCCGGCGAAGCGGCTTTCGGCGGCGACCACCTCGGCCAGAAGCTCGTCGGCCAGGGTATCGGCCAGGGCCCGGGTGGGGGCGTAAACCAGGATCGACGGTCCGCAATCGGCGAAATCGGCGGCGGGGAAGCCCATCATCAGCGAAGCCGTTGAGGCGCCGCGCGCCTCGAGGGCGGGCAGGCGGGCGTAAAGATCCTTGTTGGGGGCGACGCTGGTCGCCTGCCAGGAGATCGGCACCAGAAAGGGCACCTGACGAAAGGCCTTGGCATCGGGCGCGCCGCTCAGCCGCCGGGCGACATAGCGCGCCGCCCGCCGCCCGGTTTCGGCCATGTCGACATGGGGGTAGGTGCGATAGCCGAGCAGGGCGTCGGCCATCGCCACCATTTTCGGCGTCACATTGCCGTGCAGATCAAGGCTGACGACCAACGGCGTCTCGGTCCCGATCACCGCGCGCACCCGGGCCAGAAGTTCGCCCTCGCCATCGTCGACATGCTCGGCGACCATCGCCCCATGCAGGTCGAGATAGACGCCGTCCACCGGCCCGGCGGCGCGGATGCCCTCGACGATCCGCCCGGCGATGCGCTCGAAGGCGTCGCGGGTGACCGGAGCCGAGGGGCTGGCCGCGCACCACTGAATCGGGCACAGCGACCACCCCCGGGCCTCGGCCTCTTCGATGAAGCCGCAGATCCCGACATTGACCCCGCGCATGGTC
The DNA window shown above is from Rhodospirillum rubrum ATCC 11170 and carries:
- a CDS encoding M81 family metallopeptidase produces the protein MTPSATAPRLIIAGFLHETNTFGPRKADYAAFEDGGGWPRLCDGADILTTMRGVNVGICGFIEEAEARGWSLCPIQWCAASPSAPVTRDAFERIAGRIVEGIRAAGPVDGVYLDLHGAMVAEHVDDGEGELLARVRAVIGTETPLVVSLDLHGNVTPKMVAMADALLGYRTYPHVDMAETGRRAARYVARRLSGAPDAKAFRQVPFLVPISWQATSVAPNKDLYARLPALEARGASTASLMMGFPAADFADCGPSILVYAPTRALADTLADELLAEVVAAESRFAGKIYAPEEGVRIAMARAETASRPIVIADTQDNPGAGGESDTTGMLRALVACGARDSALGLICDPAAAAQAHRAGVGATLRLALGGKSGIPGDRPFEADFVVETLSDGAFIATGPYYQGARMRLGASACLRIDGVRVVVTSSKAQLADQSMLRFVGIDPMRQDIIVVKSSVHFRADFEPIAEAILDCAAPGPMLADPAALPFKRLRKGLRLSPNGPAFG